From a single Arachis hypogaea cultivar Tifrunner chromosome 3, arahy.Tifrunner.gnm2.J5K5, whole genome shotgun sequence genomic region:
- the LOC112734006 gene encoding uncharacterized protein isoform X1, whose product MFEADPFMRINGVEFVATSATPTQDPTSPQLQNVSIDELFRAIEDLRRDVKELGELKKSMEELTKASGNIERSLKVMEFKLYHNEDKCKDHDEYNTNLPPKDSVSNVDFTQQSVDKNPMMTPVADPPLSKRLRCSPAQLDNDVTIDISDAEDDATILDKHESGLSRASQSSRLDSIKGKCIINPQLRTKAKSTTFLASNYYRTLPTKVESSLTRGKLLTSPSSNMRVAKMTKTGDATLFSVPRRLPAQSAGVPCLQGERSLPQGSNSNQMEKSRYYNAMIKAFRCKFRPCAKMQLKSVQLEGLAYTFCASIEDPSETMINVDDTIVTREELVCLAPGRTISDKIIKLVVMKATWDQANKTFWMLPPSFAVEYFMGHSLDKMNATYIYRFMSVAPDLKFIYVPIKEEGDHWYLMVISLLDGKLYQFDSNLNDDQVEPRQEIMKSLALKLSDMVTSGHYLKGDIPERKDFMNFDVKEARGCPNVLKVATLVSGFFNGYL is encoded by the exons at GTTTGAAGCTGACCCTTTTATGCGTATAAATGGTGTGGAATTTGTTGCAACAAGTGCAACCCCTACGCAAGATCCGACATCGCCGCAACTGCAGAATGTTTCTATAGATGAGTTATTTCGTGCAATTGAA GACTTGAGGAGAGATGTGAAGGAGCTAGGAGAGCTAAAGAAGTCTATGGAAGAACTAACCAAGGCTTCTGGCAACATAGAGAGATCACTCAAGGTGATGGAGTTTAAGCTGTACCATAATGAAGATAAGTGCAAAGACCATGATGAGTACAATACAAACCTACCTCCCAAAGATTCAGTCAGCAACGTTGATTTTACTCAGCAAAGTGTAGACAAGAACCCAATGATGACACCAGTCGCTGATCCACCATTGAGCAAAAGGTTGAGATGCAGCCCCGCACAACTCGACAATGATGTCACCATTGATATCTCTGATGCCGAAGATGATGCCACTATATTAGATAAGCATGAATCGGGGTTGTCTCGGGCATCACAATCTTCACGACTTGACAGCATTAAAGGAAAGTGCATTATCAACCCTCAACTTAGAACCAAGGCTAAGTCTACAACTTTCCTTGCCAGCAATTACTACAGGACATTGCCGACTAAG GTTGAATCCTCATTGACTCGAGGAAAATTGCTCACCTCCCCTTCTTCTAATATGCGAGTTGCTAAGATGACAAAGACAGGGGATGCCACATTATTTTCTGTTCCACGTCGACTTCCTGCTCAATCTGCTGGTGTGCCTTGCCTCCAAGGTGAGAGGTCACTGCCACAAGGCTCTAACTCTAACCAAATGGAGAAATCACGTTACTATAATGCAATGATTAAG GCTTTTAGGTGCAAATTCAGACCATGTGCTAAAATGCAGCTAAAGTCTGTTCAACTTGAAGGATTAGCATATACATTTTGTGCAAGCATTGAAGATCCAAG TGAGACCATGATTAATGTGGATGACACGATAGTAACTAGGGAAGAACTTGTTTGTCTAGCTCCCGGAAGAACAATCTCGGACAAG ataatcaagcttgtggtaaTGAAGGCCACATGGGACCAAGCAAATAAGACTTTTTGGATGCTTCCGCCATCTTTTGCG GTGGAATATTTTATGGGACATTCACTGGATAAAATGAATGCTACCTATATATATCGCTTTATGTCTGTCGCACCGGATCTTAAATTT ATTTATGTGCCAATTAAGGAAGAAGGTGACCACTGGTATCTTATGGTCATTAGCTTATTGGATGGAAAATTATATCAGTTTGATTCTAATCTAAATGATGATCAAGTTGAGCCAAGACAAGAAATTATGAAATCCTTG GCTTTAAAATTATCAGATATGGTAACTTCTGGTCATTACCTAAAAGGTGACATTCCTGAAAGAAAAGATTTCATGAACTTTGATGTGAAAGAGGCTAGGGGGTGCCCAAATGTCCTCAAAG TCGCGACTCTGGTCTCTGGGTTCTTCAATGGTTATCTATGA
- the LOC112734002 gene encoding protein FAR1-RELATED SEQUENCE 5-like isoform X2: protein MEERVFFDEMIEESDDTEEFQGMYQDEIEQEAVNSEDLGEQEFQAMFDGNDFSHEVDELYRIEDIENIAMVDFLNIGAHEMECFHFPNLQIAFDFYNHYAKSVGFGARKSKTWKNSKGEYVKQLFVCSREGFRPEKYYNMENRKREPKSETRCGCLARFVVRFVAYTGRWHVALFVESHNHDCLDPKLVGFLPTHRKMAEADASQMNNMKDAGISTPHIYAMLANQAGGYENVNYTLRDMYNEIVRRRRHVLGDARAALRYLKNQKSEDTNLYYEHIVDAKGVLRALFWCDGRSQLDYEVFGDVLAFDATYKKNKYLCPVVVFSSVNHHNQTVVFGSALVTDESKEVYVWLLQQLLAAMKGKAPVSVITDGAPSMRFAIETVFPNAHHRLCAWHLIRNATSNVGNPKFTSMFKKCMLGDYEISVFEQKWFGMVEEFGVAEKNWIIDMYEKRHMWATAHIGGKFFAGFRTTSRCEGLHSIIAKYVKSQYNLVDFIKHFKRCLTYLRYKEVEADYVSISGLPVLKIALEPLERSASNFYTREIFFIFRGMLVRAARMKVVQDVAFDSFVLYTISKYGSLNSSWEVSVDNERTKFNCSCLRMDSFGIPCEHIVCVLVFFNILELPKSLVLTRWSKNAKTSTFDSSGVTWESIILSQYGCLMDWCRQLSYVASRRQERFHLVRDIVMSLIEDFKIEDEQEKQVGAEADYSDGIFPKNPQNCRSKCRPGEKVKRKPQRCSICRMEGHNKKSCPLAKDIQQQTNATSYGINRNHVEEGLDADAEMEFWASDLEEDYEEQEFWAGDSDASADMELSEEFSM from the exons ATGGAAGAAAGAGTATTCTTTGATGAGATGATAGAAGAGTCAGATGATACAGAGGAATTTCAAGGAATGTATCAAGATGAAATTGAGCAGGAAGCTGTGAATTCTGAGGATTTAGGggagcaagaatttcaagcaatGTTTGATGGGAATGATTTTTCACATGAGGTGGATGAATTATATCGAATAGAAGATATTGAAAATATTGCCATGGTTGATTTTCTGAACATAGGTGCTCATGAGATGGAATGTTTTCATTTTCCTAATCTTCAGATAGCATTTGATTTCTATAACCATTATGCAAAATCTGTTGGTTTTGGTGCTAGAAAAAGTAAGACTTGGAAAAATAGCAAAGGAGAATATGTGAAGCAATTGTTTGTGTGTTCTCGTGAGGGATTTAGACCAGAGAAATATTATAATATGGAAAACAGAAAAAGAGAGCCAAAATCTGAGACTCGTTGTGGTTGCCTGGCTAGGTTTGTAGTTCGTTTTGTGGCTTACACTGGAAGATGGCATGTGGCTTTGTTTGTTGAATCGCACAATCATGATTGCCTTGATCCTAAGTTAGTTGGTTTCCTTCCTACACATAGAAAAATGGCAGAAGCTGATGCTAGTCAAATGAACAACATGAAGGATGCAGGTATTAGCACACCCCATATATATGCTATGTTAGCTAATCAAGCAGGTGGTTATGAAAATGTTAATTATACCTTAAGGGATATGTATAATGAGATTGTTAGGCGAAGGCGTCATGTCCTGGGTGATGCTAGAGCGGCATTGCGATACCTCAAAAACCAGAAATCTGAAGATACAAACCTCTATTATGAGCACATAGTTGATGCTAAAGGGGTATTGCGAGCTTTATTTTGGTGTGATGGAAGAAGCCAATTAGATTATGAAGTATTTGGAGATGTGCTTGCCTTTGATGCGACATACAAGAAGAACAAGTACTTGTGTCCGGTAGTAGTGTTTTCCAGTGTGAATCATCACAACCAAACAGTGGTATTTGGAAGTGCTCTAGTTACCGATGAGAGTAAAGAGGTCTACGTGTGGTTATTACAGCAATTATTGGCAGCCATGAAGGGAAAAGCACCTGTATCTGTGATTACAGATGGTGCTCCATCAATGAGATTTGCAATTGAGACGGTATTCCCAAATGCCCATCATAGATTATGTGCTTGGCACCTCATTCGGAACGCCACAAGTAATGTTGGAAACCCAAAATTTACATCTATGTTTAAGAAGTGCATGCTAGGAGATTATGAAATTAGTGTGTTTGAGCAGAAGTGGTTTGGAATGGTTGAGGAGTTTGGTGTAGCTGAAAAGAATTGGATTATTGACATGTACGAGAAAAGGCATATGTGGGCCACTGCACATATTGGAGGTAAGTTTTTTGCAGGATTTAGGACAACTTCTCGATGCGAAGGTTTGCACTCTATTATTGCAAAATATGTTAAATCTCAATACAATTTGGTTGATTTCATAAAGCATTTTAAGCGGTGTCTTACCTACCTAAGATATAAGGAGGTTGAAGCTGACTATGTTTCCATATCTGGTCTTCCAGTACTTAAAATAGCATTAGAACCTCTAGAAAGGTCTGCATCAAATTTCTATACACGagagatattttttatatttcgaGGCATGCTTGTTAGGGCTGCAAGAATGAAGGTTGTGCAAGATGTGGCATTTGATTCATTTGTACTTTATACAATATCTAAATATGGAAGTCTAAATAGTTCATGGGAGGTGTCTGTAGATAATGAAAGGACGAAATTTAATTGTTCATGCTTAAGGATGGATTCTTTTGGAATTCCGTGTGAGCATATAGTTTGTGTGCTGGTGTTTTTTAACATCCTTGAGCTGCCAAAGTCTCTTGTGTTGACAAGATGGTCGAAGAATGCCAAGACAAGCACTTTCGATTCAAGTGGCGTTACTTGGGAGTCTATAATATTGAGTCAATATGGTTGCTTGATGGATTGGTGTCGGCAGTTGTCCTATGTCGCTAGTCGAAGGCAGGAGAGATTCCACCTTGTTCGAGATATTGTTATGAGCCTAATCGAAGATTTCAAGATTGAAGATGAACAAGAAAAGCAAGTTGGTGCTGAAGCTGATTATTCAGATGGTATTTTTCCTAAGAATCCACAAAATTGTAGGTCTAAGTGTCGTCCTGGTGAGAAGGTAAAACGAAAACCACAACGATGTAGTATTTGTCGCATGGAAGGGCACAATAAAAAATCTTGTCCATTGGCAAAGGACATTCAGCAGCAGACCAATGCAACTTCTTATGGTATAAATAGGAACCATGTTGAGGAAGGTTTGGATGCAGATGCAGAAATG GAATTTTGGGCATCTGATCTTgaagaagattatgaagaacaagagttttggGCAGGAGATTCTGATGCAAGTGCCGACATGGAACTTAGTGAAGAGTTCTCGATGTag
- the LOC112734006 gene encoding uncharacterized protein isoform X3 — protein sequence MFEADPFMRINGVEFVATSATPTQDPTSPQLQNVSIDELFRAIEDLRRDVKELGELKKSMEELTKASGNIERSLKVMEFKLYHNEDKCKDHDEYNTNLPPKDSVSNVDFTQQSVDKNPMMTPVADPPLSKRLRCSPAQLDNDVTIDISDAEDDATILDKHESGLSRASQSSRLDSIKGKCIINPQLRTKAKSTTFLASNYYRTLPTKVESSLTRGKLLTSPSSNMRVAKMTKTGDATLFSVPRRLPAQSAGVPCLQGERSLPQGSNSNQMEKSRYYNAMIKAFRCKFRPCAKMQLKSVQLEGLAYTFCASIEDPSETMINVDDTIVTREELVCLAPGRTISDKIIKLVVMKATWDQANKTFWMLPPSFAIYVPIKEEGDHWYLMVISLLDGKLYQFDSNLNDDQVEPRQEIMKSLALKLSDMVTSGHYLKGDIPERKDFMNFDVKEARGCPNVLKVATLVSGFFNGYL from the exons at GTTTGAAGCTGACCCTTTTATGCGTATAAATGGTGTGGAATTTGTTGCAACAAGTGCAACCCCTACGCAAGATCCGACATCGCCGCAACTGCAGAATGTTTCTATAGATGAGTTATTTCGTGCAATTGAA GACTTGAGGAGAGATGTGAAGGAGCTAGGAGAGCTAAAGAAGTCTATGGAAGAACTAACCAAGGCTTCTGGCAACATAGAGAGATCACTCAAGGTGATGGAGTTTAAGCTGTACCATAATGAAGATAAGTGCAAAGACCATGATGAGTACAATACAAACCTACCTCCCAAAGATTCAGTCAGCAACGTTGATTTTACTCAGCAAAGTGTAGACAAGAACCCAATGATGACACCAGTCGCTGATCCACCATTGAGCAAAAGGTTGAGATGCAGCCCCGCACAACTCGACAATGATGTCACCATTGATATCTCTGATGCCGAAGATGATGCCACTATATTAGATAAGCATGAATCGGGGTTGTCTCGGGCATCACAATCTTCACGACTTGACAGCATTAAAGGAAAGTGCATTATCAACCCTCAACTTAGAACCAAGGCTAAGTCTACAACTTTCCTTGCCAGCAATTACTACAGGACATTGCCGACTAAG GTTGAATCCTCATTGACTCGAGGAAAATTGCTCACCTCCCCTTCTTCTAATATGCGAGTTGCTAAGATGACAAAGACAGGGGATGCCACATTATTTTCTGTTCCACGTCGACTTCCTGCTCAATCTGCTGGTGTGCCTTGCCTCCAAGGTGAGAGGTCACTGCCACAAGGCTCTAACTCTAACCAAATGGAGAAATCACGTTACTATAATGCAATGATTAAG GCTTTTAGGTGCAAATTCAGACCATGTGCTAAAATGCAGCTAAAGTCTGTTCAACTTGAAGGATTAGCATATACATTTTGTGCAAGCATTGAAGATCCAAG TGAGACCATGATTAATGTGGATGACACGATAGTAACTAGGGAAGAACTTGTTTGTCTAGCTCCCGGAAGAACAATCTCGGACAAG ataatcaagcttgtggtaaTGAAGGCCACATGGGACCAAGCAAATAAGACTTTTTGGATGCTTCCGCCATCTTTTGCG ATTTATGTGCCAATTAAGGAAGAAGGTGACCACTGGTATCTTATGGTCATTAGCTTATTGGATGGAAAATTATATCAGTTTGATTCTAATCTAAATGATGATCAAGTTGAGCCAAGACAAGAAATTATGAAATCCTTG GCTTTAAAATTATCAGATATGGTAACTTCTGGTCATTACCTAAAAGGTGACATTCCTGAAAGAAAAGATTTCATGAACTTTGATGTGAAAGAGGCTAGGGGGTGCCCAAATGTCCTCAAAG TCGCGACTCTGGTCTCTGGGTTCTTCAATGGTTATCTATGA
- the LOC112734006 gene encoding uncharacterized protein isoform X2, with translation MRINGVEFVATSATPTQDPTSPQLQNVSIDELFRAIEDLRRDVKELGELKKSMEELTKASGNIERSLKVMEFKLYHNEDKCKDHDEYNTNLPPKDSVSNVDFTQQSVDKNPMMTPVADPPLSKRLRCSPAQLDNDVTIDISDAEDDATILDKHESGLSRASQSSRLDSIKGKCIINPQLRTKAKSTTFLASNYYRTLPTKVESSLTRGKLLTSPSSNMRVAKMTKTGDATLFSVPRRLPAQSAGVPCLQGERSLPQGSNSNQMEKSRYYNAMIKAFRCKFRPCAKMQLKSVQLEGLAYTFCASIEDPSETMINVDDTIVTREELVCLAPGRTISDKIIKLVVMKATWDQANKTFWMLPPSFAVEYFMGHSLDKMNATYIYRFMSVAPDLKFIYVPIKEEGDHWYLMVISLLDGKLYQFDSNLNDDQVEPRQEIMKSLALKLSDMVTSGHYLKGDIPERKDFMNFDVKEARGCPNVLKVATLVSGFFNGYL, from the exons ATGCGTATAAATGGTGTGGAATTTGTTGCAACAAGTGCAACCCCTACGCAAGATCCGACATCGCCGCAACTGCAGAATGTTTCTATAGATGAGTTATTTCGTGCAATTGAA GACTTGAGGAGAGATGTGAAGGAGCTAGGAGAGCTAAAGAAGTCTATGGAAGAACTAACCAAGGCTTCTGGCAACATAGAGAGATCACTCAAGGTGATGGAGTTTAAGCTGTACCATAATGAAGATAAGTGCAAAGACCATGATGAGTACAATACAAACCTACCTCCCAAAGATTCAGTCAGCAACGTTGATTTTACTCAGCAAAGTGTAGACAAGAACCCAATGATGACACCAGTCGCTGATCCACCATTGAGCAAAAGGTTGAGATGCAGCCCCGCACAACTCGACAATGATGTCACCATTGATATCTCTGATGCCGAAGATGATGCCACTATATTAGATAAGCATGAATCGGGGTTGTCTCGGGCATCACAATCTTCACGACTTGACAGCATTAAAGGAAAGTGCATTATCAACCCTCAACTTAGAACCAAGGCTAAGTCTACAACTTTCCTTGCCAGCAATTACTACAGGACATTGCCGACTAAG GTTGAATCCTCATTGACTCGAGGAAAATTGCTCACCTCCCCTTCTTCTAATATGCGAGTTGCTAAGATGACAAAGACAGGGGATGCCACATTATTTTCTGTTCCACGTCGACTTCCTGCTCAATCTGCTGGTGTGCCTTGCCTCCAAGGTGAGAGGTCACTGCCACAAGGCTCTAACTCTAACCAAATGGAGAAATCACGTTACTATAATGCAATGATTAAG GCTTTTAGGTGCAAATTCAGACCATGTGCTAAAATGCAGCTAAAGTCTGTTCAACTTGAAGGATTAGCATATACATTTTGTGCAAGCATTGAAGATCCAAG TGAGACCATGATTAATGTGGATGACACGATAGTAACTAGGGAAGAACTTGTTTGTCTAGCTCCCGGAAGAACAATCTCGGACAAG ataatcaagcttgtggtaaTGAAGGCCACATGGGACCAAGCAAATAAGACTTTTTGGATGCTTCCGCCATCTTTTGCG GTGGAATATTTTATGGGACATTCACTGGATAAAATGAATGCTACCTATATATATCGCTTTATGTCTGTCGCACCGGATCTTAAATTT ATTTATGTGCCAATTAAGGAAGAAGGTGACCACTGGTATCTTATGGTCATTAGCTTATTGGATGGAAAATTATATCAGTTTGATTCTAATCTAAATGATGATCAAGTTGAGCCAAGACAAGAAATTATGAAATCCTTG GCTTTAAAATTATCAGATATGGTAACTTCTGGTCATTACCTAAAAGGTGACATTCCTGAAAGAAAAGATTTCATGAACTTTGATGTGAAAGAGGCTAGGGGGTGCCCAAATGTCCTCAAAG TCGCGACTCTGGTCTCTGGGTTCTTCAATGGTTATCTATGA
- the LOC112734002 gene encoding protein FAR1-RELATED SEQUENCE 5-like isoform X1 yields the protein MEHAPDNGGSNGGFNSGTREVRPPDLEVDDKMEERVFFDEMIEESDDTEEFQGMYQDEIEQEAVNSEDLGEQEFQAMFDGNDFSHEVDELYRIEDIENIAMVDFLNIGAHEMECFHFPNLQIAFDFYNHYAKSVGFGARKSKTWKNSKGEYVKQLFVCSREGFRPEKYYNMENRKREPKSETRCGCLARFVVRFVAYTGRWHVALFVESHNHDCLDPKLVGFLPTHRKMAEADASQMNNMKDAGISTPHIYAMLANQAGGYENVNYTLRDMYNEIVRRRRHVLGDARAALRYLKNQKSEDTNLYYEHIVDAKGVLRALFWCDGRSQLDYEVFGDVLAFDATYKKNKYLCPVVVFSSVNHHNQTVVFGSALVTDESKEVYVWLLQQLLAAMKGKAPVSVITDGAPSMRFAIETVFPNAHHRLCAWHLIRNATSNVGNPKFTSMFKKCMLGDYEISVFEQKWFGMVEEFGVAEKNWIIDMYEKRHMWATAHIGGKFFAGFRTTSRCEGLHSIIAKYVKSQYNLVDFIKHFKRCLTYLRYKEVEADYVSISGLPVLKIALEPLERSASNFYTREIFFIFRGMLVRAARMKVVQDVAFDSFVLYTISKYGSLNSSWEVSVDNERTKFNCSCLRMDSFGIPCEHIVCVLVFFNILELPKSLVLTRWSKNAKTSTFDSSGVTWESIILSQYGCLMDWCRQLSYVASRRQERFHLVRDIVMSLIEDFKIEDEQEKQVGAEADYSDGIFPKNPQNCRSKCRPGEKVKRKPQRCSICRMEGHNKKSCPLAKDIQQQTNATSYGINRNHVEEGLDADAEMEFWASDLEEDYEEQEFWAGDSDASADMELSEEFSM from the exons ATGGAGCATGCACCTGATAATGGAGGCAGCAATGGCGGTTTTAACAGTGGCACAAGAGAAGTGCGACCACCG GATCTTGAAGTGGATGATAAAATGGAAGAAAGAGTATTCTTTGATGAGATGATAGAAGAGTCAGATGATACAGAGGAATTTCAAGGAATGTATCAAGATGAAATTGAGCAGGAAGCTGTGAATTCTGAGGATTTAGGggagcaagaatttcaagcaatGTTTGATGGGAATGATTTTTCACATGAGGTGGATGAATTATATCGAATAGAAGATATTGAAAATATTGCCATGGTTGATTTTCTGAACATAGGTGCTCATGAGATGGAATGTTTTCATTTTCCTAATCTTCAGATAGCATTTGATTTCTATAACCATTATGCAAAATCTGTTGGTTTTGGTGCTAGAAAAAGTAAGACTTGGAAAAATAGCAAAGGAGAATATGTGAAGCAATTGTTTGTGTGTTCTCGTGAGGGATTTAGACCAGAGAAATATTATAATATGGAAAACAGAAAAAGAGAGCCAAAATCTGAGACTCGTTGTGGTTGCCTGGCTAGGTTTGTAGTTCGTTTTGTGGCTTACACTGGAAGATGGCATGTGGCTTTGTTTGTTGAATCGCACAATCATGATTGCCTTGATCCTAAGTTAGTTGGTTTCCTTCCTACACATAGAAAAATGGCAGAAGCTGATGCTAGTCAAATGAACAACATGAAGGATGCAGGTATTAGCACACCCCATATATATGCTATGTTAGCTAATCAAGCAGGTGGTTATGAAAATGTTAATTATACCTTAAGGGATATGTATAATGAGATTGTTAGGCGAAGGCGTCATGTCCTGGGTGATGCTAGAGCGGCATTGCGATACCTCAAAAACCAGAAATCTGAAGATACAAACCTCTATTATGAGCACATAGTTGATGCTAAAGGGGTATTGCGAGCTTTATTTTGGTGTGATGGAAGAAGCCAATTAGATTATGAAGTATTTGGAGATGTGCTTGCCTTTGATGCGACATACAAGAAGAACAAGTACTTGTGTCCGGTAGTAGTGTTTTCCAGTGTGAATCATCACAACCAAACAGTGGTATTTGGAAGTGCTCTAGTTACCGATGAGAGTAAAGAGGTCTACGTGTGGTTATTACAGCAATTATTGGCAGCCATGAAGGGAAAAGCACCTGTATCTGTGATTACAGATGGTGCTCCATCAATGAGATTTGCAATTGAGACGGTATTCCCAAATGCCCATCATAGATTATGTGCTTGGCACCTCATTCGGAACGCCACAAGTAATGTTGGAAACCCAAAATTTACATCTATGTTTAAGAAGTGCATGCTAGGAGATTATGAAATTAGTGTGTTTGAGCAGAAGTGGTTTGGAATGGTTGAGGAGTTTGGTGTAGCTGAAAAGAATTGGATTATTGACATGTACGAGAAAAGGCATATGTGGGCCACTGCACATATTGGAGGTAAGTTTTTTGCAGGATTTAGGACAACTTCTCGATGCGAAGGTTTGCACTCTATTATTGCAAAATATGTTAAATCTCAATACAATTTGGTTGATTTCATAAAGCATTTTAAGCGGTGTCTTACCTACCTAAGATATAAGGAGGTTGAAGCTGACTATGTTTCCATATCTGGTCTTCCAGTACTTAAAATAGCATTAGAACCTCTAGAAAGGTCTGCATCAAATTTCTATACACGagagatattttttatatttcgaGGCATGCTTGTTAGGGCTGCAAGAATGAAGGTTGTGCAAGATGTGGCATTTGATTCATTTGTACTTTATACAATATCTAAATATGGAAGTCTAAATAGTTCATGGGAGGTGTCTGTAGATAATGAAAGGACGAAATTTAATTGTTCATGCTTAAGGATGGATTCTTTTGGAATTCCGTGTGAGCATATAGTTTGTGTGCTGGTGTTTTTTAACATCCTTGAGCTGCCAAAGTCTCTTGTGTTGACAAGATGGTCGAAGAATGCCAAGACAAGCACTTTCGATTCAAGTGGCGTTACTTGGGAGTCTATAATATTGAGTCAATATGGTTGCTTGATGGATTGGTGTCGGCAGTTGTCCTATGTCGCTAGTCGAAGGCAGGAGAGATTCCACCTTGTTCGAGATATTGTTATGAGCCTAATCGAAGATTTCAAGATTGAAGATGAACAAGAAAAGCAAGTTGGTGCTGAAGCTGATTATTCAGATGGTATTTTTCCTAAGAATCCACAAAATTGTAGGTCTAAGTGTCGTCCTGGTGAGAAGGTAAAACGAAAACCACAACGATGTAGTATTTGTCGCATGGAAGGGCACAATAAAAAATCTTGTCCATTGGCAAAGGACATTCAGCAGCAGACCAATGCAACTTCTTATGGTATAAATAGGAACCATGTTGAGGAAGGTTTGGATGCAGATGCAGAAATG GAATTTTGGGCATCTGATCTTgaagaagattatgaagaacaagagttttggGCAGGAGATTCTGATGCAAGTGCCGACATGGAACTTAGTGAAGAGTTCTCGATGTag